Proteins encoded in a region of the Pocillopora verrucosa isolate sample1 chromosome 11, ASM3666991v2, whole genome shotgun sequence genome:
- the LOC131768647 gene encoding tachykinin-like peptides receptor 86C isoform X2 has protein sequence MNTTINSTDTENSSDGQSPGPSSLHKTIFTVLYSMTIFVAVVGNLLLIFIIKRRPETRSLTGFLFVNMAVADLLVALIAMPVSMYILHGGGVWATGMFGNVTCSLTFFTFHVTLGASILSLLIMSVDRYFAVARPLHRFETFRKARVLTVFIWLSAMIFSIPAAIIWRLVHWPQTEGLVCGPKYEELGKFGTKGFYTYLVLIMYLIPLIIIITLYSRICLTLWHRSMPGEASSEIEKRNEITKRRVVRMLVIITAVFALCWFPAHFFHLLIAYRPDVLSKLPYYVMIFCFWLGHANSAVNPWLYMMLNEKFRIALSATVRGRDPRMRSGSNRTQSTSKYTSIEGGNSFKTRQSNREKSKAETFM, from the coding sequence GGCAGTCACCTGGCCCCAGCTCTCTACATAAGACGATCTTCACAGTACTGTATTCGATGACCATATTTGTGGCAGTGGTCGGAAATCTTCTTCTGATCTTCATCATCAAAAGAAGACCAGAAACAAGATCGCTGACTGGTTTCCTGTTTGTCAACATGGCCGTCGCTGACCTTCTGGTGGCTCTGATTGCTATGCCTGTCTCCATGTATATCCTGCACGGTGGTGGGGTATGGGCAACGGGAATGTTTGGAAATGTCACGTGTTCGCTTACGTTTTTCACGTTTCATGTCACACTCGGCGCATCCATTTTAAGTCTGTTGATTATGTCAGTGGATCGTTACTTTGCAGTTGCCCGTCCTCTTCACCGTTTTGAGACGTTTCGAAAGGCTAGAGTCCTAACTGTGTTTATTTGGTTGAGTGCAATGATTTTCTCCATTCCAGCTGCTATTATTTGGAGGCTTGTTCATTGGCCTCAAACTGAGGGTTTGGTTTGCGGTCCAAAATATGAAGAGCTTGGCAAATTTGGGACGAAGGGTTTCTACACTTACCTCGTTCTAATTATGTACCTGATTCCACTTATCATAATAATTACCCTTTATTCTCGGATCTGTCTCACGCTTTGGCACCGAAGCATGCCGGGTGAAGCTTCGTCCGAAATTGAGAAACGTAACGAGATTACGAAGCGAAGAGTTGTGCGCATGCTCGTCATAATCACTGCTGTTTTCGCTCTTTGTTGGTTCCCGGCTcacttttttcatttacttattgCATATCGTCCTGACGTCTTGTCGAAACTTCCGTATTACGTAATGATCTTTTGCTTCTGGTTGGGTCACGCAAACAGTGCGGTAAACCCATGGCTGTACATGATGTTAAACGAGAAATTCCGTATCGCCCTCAGTGCTACTGTACGCGGAAGGGATCCAAGAATGCGATCCGGCTCAAACAGAACCCAATCCACCTCAAAGTACACTTCAATCGAAGGCGGCAATTCGTTCAAGACAAGACAGTCAAATAGAGAAAAATCCAAAGCAGAAACATTCATGTGA